A segment of the Sanyastnella coralliicola genome:
GAACCATCATCGATCGTTGCCGTTGGGTCGTAGTCACATGATGTTGGATCAGTACAACCGAGACAAGAAGTGTACTCACAGCTAGCGTCGTCGCAATTGGCTGCTGGGTCATAGTTACATGCACCACTATCAGTACAGCCGAGGATGTCTAGACATGAACCGTCGTCGTCTGTTGCGTTTGAATCGTAGTTACATGCGATCGGGTTCGTACAACCTAAGGTGAATGTTTCCACTTGAATCGCTGCGTTTACCAGTTCTACACCTGCGAGCGATTCCACTCGGATAGTTAGATCGTAAAGACCATTTGCGAACGGATCGAAAGGTAAAATTGCCGGGTCACCCAGTAGCTGCCAGAATCCAAACCCGAGGTTTTGACTGTCTTGTGCCAGGGATGAGCCACCAAGTCCGTTATCGATGAGCACTTGTGACACATCTGCGGTGTATACAGATCCAGCTCCAACTGCAGGATCGAAATCAAGGTCAAGGTAAATCTTCACGTCTTCTGCGGTGAAAGAACCAAGGTTCACACTGAACAGATAATTCCAACGTGCAGTTCCCGGATCCGGAGTTGGATCTATCCCTGAGACCGGAGATTCACCGGTTTGAACGCGGTATAGTCCGTCAGTTGGGATGATGTCTCCTACGAATCGTTCAATGGCCTTGATCGAAGCGGAAACATTGCAGTTCGCTGATTGAGCCATGTGATCGTTCGAGATTCCGTTTCCGATGACAATCGGTTCTGGGATGGTGGTGTTGTAAGTCAGTGTTGCCGGACAGTAAGTACAAGACCCATCGTCAACGGTGTTATCGGCTTCATAGTTATCCGCGAGAGGATCAGTACATCCAACGCATGAGGTGAAATCACATGAACCGTCATCACAAAGGGCTGCTGGGTCGTAGTTACATGCTGTATTGTCTGTACAACCATCAGGGAGAATACATGAACCATTATCACATTCCGCGTTAGCGTCATAATTACAAGCTGAGGGATCAGTACAGCCTTCAGGTTTGAGGGTTATAGAGACTTCATCAAAAGAAGTACAGCCAAGATTACAACCGAGGTCTTCTCCTGTCGGTAATGCCCCACCTACGATTATTCCATTATTTCCATTACCCGAAATATCTTGAACAGAAGTACCGCTTACATTTTCGAAGTCATAGTAAAGAACCATTGAAGGACTATCAGGATCGAGACCGCAACGATTCGCTTCAATTTGTTCCGCCGTTAATGCTGAAGCCGAAATGAACATATTGTCAATAACCCCAGCTGGTTGTGTTCCACTGATGATATTCCCCATTGCTGTGAGCGATCCAAAAGTCACACTATTGGTGGTTCCAACCTCAACGCCATCGACGTAGAACGTTGTTGAACCGCCTGAGGCTACGGCAGCAATTTGGTGATATCCAGGCGCAAGTGAGCTCACGTTGTAACCGCTGTCACCGAAACCAGTTGCCATGTTGAACAATCCCAATTGCCCGTCGTCTCTGATCAATATAGGGTGGATAGCCCCACCTTGTCCAAATAGCGTGTTCCAACCGATGATATTCGTGGGTAGAGGGAATTCTACAAGTCCACCTACAGTGTTTTCGCTTGGAATAAACCAAGATGGAATATCAACGCGACCGCTATTGAAGAAAGTCTCGTAACTCTGTGAATTGATAACGGGATTACCCACTCCATAAGTCGCCTCCACCGAGTAACTCCCTGGGGAATCAACGGTGATCGTTTGGGTAGTCTCACCCGTAGACCACAAGTAATTCAAGAAACCAGCTCCGGCATCAAGAATCACTTCATCTCCCGAACAGATTTCTTGGTCTTCTCCTAAATCAATGATAATTGGCAATTCACAAGTTCCATCATCGTTAGTTGCAGTTGGATCGTAATTACATGCTGAAGGATCTGTACAACCTTGACATGATACAAAATCGCATGAACCATTATCGCATTCCGCGCTAGCGTCATAATTACATGCTAACGGGTCAGTACAACCATCTGGGAGTTGACATGAACCATCATCTGAAGTAGCGTTGGCGTCGTAATTACAAGCCGTTGGATCAGTACAACCAGGGGCTAAAGCTGCACAAACATCAAGGATTAGGTCTGAACCTTCTGCCCAATTGGACGACGTTCCGTTCAATGCCATATTAAGCAAAGCACCATCTCTACCATTGCCGGTTTGGTCAATGACTACGTCAATGCCTGTATTATCTATGCCAATTCCACCTTGATTAAATGAGTAATGAGCGAATAGATCCGGATCGGTTCCATCAATCTCACAATCACCGAGTAGGCCTACTTCTTGTTCAGAAAGACGGCGATTCCAGATACGACATTCATCAATAATTCTCGGTGCACAACACTGTCCCCAACCATTCGACGGCATGTGGCCGATATAGAAGGCTCCATCAGCAGGAACTGCTGGAATGTCATCCCAAGCTCCTATGTTATCCGTTTGGACAGCTGGTAGACCATTGTAGAATACTTGAGGGCCTCCATCTAAATCAAAAACCAAAGAAACCAACACCCATTCATCTGTCGGAGGAGCAAGGTATTGGCGATACTCATATCCTGGTTGGTTACGGTTGAATAACAACGCGACATTGTTAGAGCCTTGAGTGTAGAGCTCAAGGAAAGATGAACTCTGATTTCCAATATGGAAGAGTGTCTTATAACCGCTTGCAGTCTCTGTTGGATCGAGATAAACCATCATCTGCATCGAGAATTCTGATGCATTGAAACCTGTGAGATCTGAAAGGAAAACTCGGTCGTCGTCATTGTTCATATTGAGACCTGTCGCGTGTTCGGCACAGCTACCATCATCACAAGTGGCCGCCGGATCGTAATTAGGTGCCATTGGATCAGTACACCCGTCAGGAAGCTGACACGACCCATCATCAGTTTGAGCTGTTGCATCGTAATTACAAGCTGCTGGATCCATACATCCTTCGATCAATGGTAAACAAGGATCTGTCAGGTCTTGACCAACTACAAAATTGGCCTGAGCCCCCGTTAGTTCGAAACCAACTAGGGAACCATCAACAGGATTCGTGAGTTGATCACTGGTTGCCGTTGTAATGGAAGTATTATCTCCAAATGCCTCACCCTGATTGAGCTTAAAGTAGCGCACCAATCCAGGTTCATCACCATTGAGCTCGCAGTTCATTCGCGCATTGATTTCATCTTCATTCAAGGCGCGATCCCAAAGGCGTACCTCATCAAGATCACCGTTATGGCCCCACTGAGGAACATCCCCATATCTCCTTCCTAACAAAAGCGGAAGAGTCGGAAGGTTTCTCGAAGCAGGAGTAGTTCCTACGAGTACTCCGTTCACGTACAATCTCAGTTCGTTATCATCGCGAACCCCGGCGATGTGATACCATTCGTTGAAGTTCAACGGACCAGAATAAATGCTCTCGAAATTGCCTGTGCTGGCAGAGTTTCCTACAATCCATCGAACGTTGTTCGCTCCGTTTTCTGGTTCATCACGGTGGAAGGCCCACCCTCCGTTAGAAACGTTGTACGCTGCTAGTAGTGATGAAAAATCATTCGCCGGCTCCATGCGGAACCAAGTCTCAATGGTAAACGCTCCCGAACCAAACTCAACTGAAGCGTCGGTAGGCACAGAAATGTAATCTGAATTGGTTCCAATGCCATTGAAATTGAGAGCTGAACCAAAGTCAGTGCAGCTTCCATCGTCACAAGTCGCGGCTGGATCATAGTTGTAAGCACCTGGATCTGTACAACCGTCAGGAAGCAAGCACGATCCATCTTCACATTCCGCGCTAGCGTCATAATTACATGCCGAAGGGTCAGTACAACCTTGAACAGTCAAACATGAACCGTCATCTTGAGTTGCCTCGGAGTTGTAGTTACAGGCGGTTGGATCGGTACAACCTTGGATCGCGCAAGAAGCCTCCATTACCGAAATGGCACCACCGCCTCCAGGACTATTGTCATGAAAGGCAATCACAGGCTCACCTGATGGATTGAGCGCTAATGCTACGTAATCTGCCAAATCCTCAGAAATGACCGCGTTTCCTACGTAATCCCAAGAGCCTCCTTTATTTGAAATCACACTTGCTGCAAATACCGGAGTTCCTGCGTTTCGCTTGATCGCAAAGTAGATATTTCCAGCACTGTCAAATTCGAAACCAAAGCGTTGATTCGAACCTGAGTTTCCATAGTTCGGAAGTGTATCGTCAGTCCAACTTACACCATCATAAGTGAACACATCAATCAAATTGCCGTTAACACGGGAAACAATCGTTGGATCTCCCGTGACAGGATTAAACTCTAAGGCTGCAGAATAAGAAGGACTCGAAGGTGAATTCGGTGAAAAGTTGGCTGTGCCCACGGTAGTCCAAAATGTTCCTCCGAATACCTGCAAATTAAGTGCGAAAGAATTGGTGGAAGTAAACATGACATAAGGAGTTCCTGTTGCGTCTACTTTAATATCAGGGTATGCAGTTCCATCTGTCGTGAAACCCTGCATCCCTACAAGCGACCAACTCGTCCCATCCCATCTTTGAACCGTGAGCTTATTCGCAAGACCACTGTTAAGGTCAGGGTACGCTATATATAGGTCTCCACTCACAGGATCTACGGCGAGTGATCCATTTCCATTGGCATCTCCAGTGAAGTCTGAAGCTCCTAGGATGACCCAATCTGTACCGTCAAACATCTGCACAGAATATCCGAAGGCAGGAAAGTGTCGATAGGATACATACGGCGTACCGGAACTATCAAATTCAAGATCAGGGTTGAATGACTGTCCTTCAGAAAAGCCAGCTGTTCCAACAACCGACCATGTAGACCCGTCATACTTCATCACCGTAATGCGCTCTCCAAGCGACTCATCTTGAAAGGCAACATAAGGCTCTCCTGTGACAGGATTGTATTCTATGTCAGTCCACTCTCCGGTACCGGAAGAAATGGCTTGTGAACCGAGGTAATCCCAGGTACAAGTTTGTGACGTAGTAGTTAGGCTAAGTCCTAGAAATAGGAATAGGACAACGCATGACAAGCATGGGTTGACATTCAGCGAGAACGAATGCATAGTGCTTTGGTTAAGTTTATCTCAGTGCTCAACGCAAATATAACCCTTTACATCGGGTCAAAACCGCCATTCGTCGAAACAACAGCCTAATCAACTGAAAACCAGGGAAATGAAAAAGTCCCGCTTTTGCGGGACTTCTTCAAATATCAAAACCCGTAGAACTTTCGTCCTTAGGGTAGCCTAAAGATACGGATCATTCTTCAATGCCCTCAAGCATCATGAAGAACGCGTATTCCATCGCTGTTTCTTTAAATCGTTCGAAACGACCAGAAGCTCCTCCGTGTCCAACGTCCATGTTGCAGTGTAGCAACAAGATGTTATCGTCAGTCTTCACTTCGCGAAGTTTCGCTACCCATTTCGCAGGCTCCCAGTACTGTACTTGGCTATCCCAGTATCCAGTTGTTACCAACATGTTCGGGTAATCTTTTGCTTCCACCTGATCGTATGGTGAGTACGACTTGATGTAATGGTAGTACTCCTCATCTTTCGGGTTACCCCACTCGTCAAATTCACCTGTTGTCAATGGAATGCTCTCATCCAACATTGTCGAAACAACGTCTACGAAAGGCACTGCGGCTACTACTCCGTTGAAGAGCTCAGGACGCATATTTACTACTGCACCCATCAATAGTCCACCGGCGCTTCCACCCATGGCGTAGAGGTGATCTGCAGAAGTGTACCCCTCAGCGATCAAGTGATCGGCACAATCAACGTAGTCTGTGAATGTGTTCTTCTTCTTGAGAAGCTTCCCATCTTCATACCACTGACGTCCCATTTCTTGACCTCCACGAATGTGGGCAATCAC
Coding sequences within it:
- a CDS encoding LamG-like jellyroll fold domain-containing protein, producing MHSFSLNVNPCLSCVVLFLFLGLSLTTTSQTCTWDYLGSQAISSGTGEWTDIEYNPVTGEPYVAFQDESLGERITVMKYDGSTWSVVGTAGFSEGQSFNPDLEFDSSGTPYVSYRHFPAFGYSVQMFDGTDWVILGASDFTGDANGNGSLAVDPVSGDLYIAYPDLNSGLANKLTVQRWDGTSWSLVGMQGFTTDGTAYPDIKVDATGTPYVMFTSTNSFALNLQVFGGTFWTTVGTANFSPNSPSSPSYSAALEFNPVTGDPTIVSRVNGNLIDVFTYDGVSWTDDTLPNYGNSGSNQRFGFEFDSAGNIYFAIKRNAGTPVFAASVISNKGGSWDYVGNAVISEDLADYVALALNPSGEPVIAFHDNSPGGGGAISVMEASCAIQGCTDPTACNYNSEATQDDGSCLTVQGCTDPSACNYDASAECEDGSCLLPDGCTDPGAYNYDPAATCDDGSCTDFGSALNFNGIGTNSDYISVPTDASVEFGSGAFTIETWFRMEPANDFSSLLAAYNVSNGGWAFHRDEPENGANNVRWIVGNSASTGNFESIYSGPLNFNEWYHIAGVRDDNELRLYVNGVLVGTTPASRNLPTLPLLLGRRYGDVPQWGHNGDLDEVRLWDRALNEDEINARMNCELNGDEPGLVRYFKLNQGEAFGDNTSITTATSDQLTNPVDGSLVGFELTGAQANFVVGQDLTDPCLPLIEGCMDPAACNYDATAQTDDGSCQLPDGCTDPMAPNYDPAATCDDGSCAEHATGLNMNNDDDRVFLSDLTGFNASEFSMQMMVYLDPTETASGYKTLFHIGNQSSSFLELYTQGSNNVALLFNRNQPGYEYRQYLAPPTDEWVLVSLVFDLDGGPQVFYNGLPAVQTDNIGAWDDIPAVPADGAFYIGHMPSNGWGQCCAPRIIDECRIWNRRLSEQEVGLLGDCEIDGTDPDLFAHYSFNQGGIGIDNTGIDVVIDQTGNGRDGALLNMALNGTSSNWAEGSDLILDVCAALAPGCTDPTACNYDANATSDDGSCQLPDGCTDPLACNYDASAECDNGSCDFVSCQGCTDPSACNYDPTATNDDGTCELPIIIDLGEDQEICSGDEVILDAGAGFLNYLWSTGETTQTITVDSPGSYSVEATYGVGNPVINSQSYETFFNSGRVDIPSWFIPSENTVGGLVEFPLPTNIIGWNTLFGQGGAIHPILIRDDGQLGLFNMATGFGDSGYNVSSLAPGYHQIAAVASGGSTTFYVDGVEVGTTNSVTFGSLTAMGNIISGTQPAGVIDNMFISASALTAEQIEANRCGLDPDSPSMVLYYDFENVSGTSVQDISGNGNNGIIVGGALPTGEDLGCNLGCTSFDEVSITLKPEGCTDPSACNYDANAECDNGSCILPDGCTDNTACNYDPAALCDDGSCDFTSCVGCTDPLADNYEADNTVDDGSCTYCPATLTYNTTIPEPIVIGNGISNDHMAQSANCNVSASIKAIERFVGDIIPTDGLYRVQTGESPVSGIDPTPDPGTARWNYLFSVNLGSFTAEDVKIYLDLDFDPAVGAGSVYTADVSQVLIDNGLGGSSLAQDSQNLGFGFWQLLGDPAILPFDPFANGLYDLTIRVESLAGVELVNAAIQVETFTLGCTNPIACNYDSNATDDDGSCLDILGCTDSGACNYDPAANCDDASCEYTSCLGCTDPTSCDYDPTATIDDGSCLIFPGDACDDGNVYTENDQVQADCGCEGTPIDTDGDGISDEDEINVYGTDPNLQDSDYDGLTDGLEINLAGTNPLDPDSDDDGCGDAESFAGLCPGQEDCIGDFNNDGIVNGADLLTFLGVFGTPCE